In one Natronosalvus amylolyticus genomic region, the following are encoded:
- a CDS encoding twin-arginine translocation signal domain-containing protein: MDTRESTPSRRQFLGGLAGAGAVATAGCLGGFIGSSSQQSFDPAEPSDPPEGTPSEFYYVLEEGLRDYEITVEAMYENDGDLILEYESTVGPGIVDETADDTDGDTASEDADGESTTDSETEAEEPADVGTDPLEQATMDELGVIVQAYNEIVVQNGGGTEYEMLIGDIVNPLEGQAYGWGVRQEWLEAYNEGELQQFALWMQISQFIVYEEDIDEVS; this comes from the coding sequence ATGGATACTCGAGAATCGACGCCTTCTCGTCGCCAGTTTCTCGGCGGTCTCGCTGGGGCAGGTGCGGTCGCCACGGCAGGGTGCCTCGGCGGCTTTATCGGCAGTAGCTCACAACAATCGTTCGACCCAGCGGAACCGAGTGATCCGCCCGAGGGGACGCCCAGTGAGTTCTATTACGTGCTCGAAGAAGGCCTTCGAGACTACGAGATCACGGTCGAAGCGATGTACGAAAACGACGGCGATCTCATCCTCGAGTACGAGTCGACGGTCGGCCCGGGGATCGTCGACGAGACGGCAGACGATACCGACGGCGACACTGCGTCGGAGGATGCTGACGGCGAGTCGACGACCGACTCGGAAACGGAAGCAGAGGAACCTGCCGACGTCGGAACCGACCCACTCGAGCAGGCGACGATGGACGAACTCGGTGTAATCGTTCAGGCGTACAACGAAATCGTCGTCCAGAACGGTGGTGGCACGGAGTACGAGATGTTGATCGGCGATATCGTCAACCCGCTAGAGGGGCAGGCCTACGGCTGGGGTGTTCGTCAGGAGTGGCTCGAGGCGTACAACGAGGGTGAACTCCAGCAGTTCGCCCTGTGGATGCAGATCTCGCAGTTCATCGTCTACGAAGAAGACATCGACGAAGTCTCCTGA
- the idsA3 gene encoding geranylfarnesyl diphosphate synthase has protein sequence MTSPEAREQAVLEAVGERRKLVNEAIPEELPIQRPERLYEASRYLLDAGGKRLRPTVLLAAAEALADVETLSVSYREFPSLNDSTVDIMAAAVSVEVIQSFTLIHDDIMDDDDLRRGVPAVHKAYDLETAILAGDTLYSKAFEIMLETGAEPERTVQALDILAKTCTRICEGQSLDVSFESRDDVTPEEYLEMVEQKTAVLYAASAALPAVLMGADQDTVDALYGYGLDVGRAFQIQDDVLDLTVPSDQLGKQRGSDLVEHKQTLITVHARGQGIDIESLVDTTDVEAVTEAEIDAAVETLEDAGSIEYANTKARDLVQRGKDRLEVLPDNEARDLLFQVADYLIERGY, from the coding sequence ATGACATCACCAGAGGCACGCGAACAGGCTGTGCTCGAGGCCGTCGGAGAGCGACGCAAACTGGTCAACGAAGCCATTCCCGAAGAACTCCCGATTCAGCGGCCCGAACGGCTCTACGAGGCGTCCCGATATCTCCTCGACGCCGGGGGGAAGCGACTCAGGCCGACGGTGTTGTTGGCGGCCGCGGAGGCGCTCGCAGACGTCGAAACGCTCTCGGTTTCCTACCGTGAGTTCCCGTCGTTGAACGACTCGACCGTCGACATCATGGCCGCGGCAGTCAGCGTCGAAGTTATCCAATCGTTTACGCTGATTCACGACGACATCATGGACGACGATGACCTGCGACGGGGCGTCCCGGCCGTCCACAAGGCCTACGACCTCGAGACGGCGATACTCGCGGGAGACACGCTGTACTCGAAGGCGTTCGAAATCATGCTCGAGACCGGTGCCGAGCCCGAACGGACGGTCCAGGCACTCGACATCCTCGCGAAAACCTGTACGCGTATCTGTGAGGGACAATCCCTCGACGTGAGTTTCGAATCACGCGACGACGTCACACCCGAGGAGTACCTCGAGATGGTCGAACAGAAAACGGCCGTCCTTTATGCGGCGTCGGCCGCGTTGCCTGCCGTGTTGATGGGTGCCGACCAGGACACCGTCGACGCACTCTATGGCTACGGACTCGACGTCGGTCGGGCGTTCCAGATTCAAGACGACGTTCTCGACCTGACCGTGCCGAGTGATCAACTCGGGAAACAGCGCGGGAGCGACCTGGTCGAACACAAACAGACGCTCATCACGGTCCACGCTCGTGGACAGGGAATCGACATCGAGTCCCTGGTGGATACGACTGACGTCGAGGCCGTCACCGAAGCCGAAATCGACGCCGCCGTCGAGACGCTCGAAGATGCCGGTTCCATCGAGTACGCCAACACGAAGGCACGCGATCTCGTCCAGCGCGGGAAGGACCGTCTAGAGGTCCTGCCCGACAACGAGGCGCGTGACCTGCTGTTCCAGGTCGCCGATTACCTCATCGAACGCGGCTACTAG
- a CDS encoding DUF726 domain-containing protein, translating into MSPRHDHSHDNADSSVSRRAVLRGAAVSAVGIGGLAVSSSPAQAGKKGGCDDPPMEYPRVTTRGHFDTTWWGSVYVTSGNDATNYDLAGDQIPGLDGSTPSELLVHAHGWNNDLEGGVCSVSEAGSTFDLEGYPHPVVGYTWDADYGWYNATEIAERNGAKLAAFVADYHAQNPGVAIRLCCHSLGARVVLSAVQSLDNWGYRDAVTSVTLLGGAADNGSPALEGEYGSAIERTVGRLDNFWMNDDDVLNWAYSTAEWGTAIGASSLDGTPPANYADHNVDYVPDHFSHYKPDGCLDEVLETF; encoded by the coding sequence ATGTCACCGAGACACGATCACAGCCACGACAACGCGGACTCGAGCGTTTCCAGACGAGCAGTGCTGCGAGGAGCGGCCGTTTCAGCGGTCGGTATCGGTGGCCTCGCTGTGAGTTCGTCACCGGCACAGGCCGGCAAGAAAGGCGGATGTGACGACCCGCCAATGGAGTATCCGCGGGTCACAACGCGTGGACACTTCGACACCACCTGGTGGGGTAGCGTTTACGTAACGAGCGGCAACGATGCCACGAACTACGACCTCGCAGGCGACCAGATTCCCGGACTGGACGGTTCCACACCCAGCGAGTTGCTCGTTCACGCCCACGGCTGGAACAACGACCTCGAGGGAGGCGTCTGCTCGGTCAGCGAGGCCGGGTCCACGTTCGACCTCGAAGGCTATCCCCATCCGGTCGTCGGCTACACCTGGGACGCCGATTACGGCTGGTACAACGCGACCGAGATCGCCGAGCGAAACGGGGCGAAGCTCGCGGCGTTTGTCGCCGACTACCACGCACAGAACCCTGGGGTTGCAATCAGGCTCTGCTGTCACTCGCTCGGTGCCCGAGTCGTCCTCAGTGCCGTCCAGTCGCTCGATAACTGGGGGTATCGCGATGCCGTCACGAGCGTCACGCTTCTGGGTGGTGCCGCAGACAACGGCTCTCCGGCACTCGAGGGCGAGTATGGATCGGCCATCGAACGGACTGTCGGCCGACTCGATAACTTCTGGATGAACGACGACGACGTACTTAACTGGGCGTACAGCACGGCCGAGTGGGGCACCGCAATCGGTGCCAGCAGCCTCGATGGGACGCCCCCAGCGAACTACGCCGATCACAACGTCGATTACGTCCCCGACCACTTCAGCCACTACAAGCCGGACGGCTGTCTGGATGAGGTCCTCGAGACGTTCTGA
- a CDS encoding ribonuclease J, with product MEIEIATIGGYEEVGRQMTAVRAGNDVVIFDMGLNLSQVLIHDNVETERMHSLDLIDMGAIPDDRIMSDLEGDVQAIVPTHGHLDHIGAISKLAHRYDAPVVATPFTIELVKQQIESEQKFGVENDLIKMDPGESMTIGDHGVELEFVNVTHSIIDAINPVLHTPEGAIVYGLDKRMDHTPVLGDPIDMKRFREIGREDNGVLCYIEDCTNANKGGRTPSENVAREHLRDVLYSMQDYDGGIVATTFSSHIARVKSLVEFADDIGRQPVLLGRSMEKYSGTAERLDFVDFPSDLGMFGHRKSVDRTFKRIMNEGKENFLPVVTGHQGEPRAMLTRMARGETPYELDDGDKVVFSARVIPEPTNEGQRYQAEKLLGMQGARVYDDIHVSGHLNQEGHYTMLDALQPQNIIPAHQDLKGLSGYVKLCESEGYKMGRDVHVSRNGNLIQLVD from the coding sequence ATGGAAATCGAAATTGCAACCATTGGCGGTTACGAAGAAGTTGGACGGCAGATGACTGCAGTCCGCGCCGGAAACGACGTGGTCATCTTCGACATGGGTCTGAACCTCTCGCAGGTCCTGATCCACGACAACGTCGAAACCGAGCGAATGCACAGCCTCGACCTGATCGATATGGGCGCTATTCCGGACGACCGGATCATGAGCGACCTCGAGGGCGACGTGCAGGCTATCGTCCCGACCCACGGTCACCTGGACCACATCGGTGCAATCAGCAAACTGGCCCACCGGTACGATGCGCCCGTCGTTGCGACCCCGTTCACGATCGAACTGGTCAAACAGCAGATCGAGAGCGAACAGAAATTCGGCGTCGAAAACGACCTGATCAAGATGGACCCCGGGGAGTCCATGACGATCGGCGATCACGGAGTCGAACTCGAGTTCGTCAACGTGACTCACTCGATCATCGACGCGATCAACCCGGTACTCCACACGCCCGAGGGTGCAATCGTCTACGGCCTCGACAAACGGATGGACCACACCCCGGTTCTCGGCGATCCGATCGACATGAAGCGATTCCGTGAGATCGGTCGCGAGGACAACGGCGTCCTCTGTTACATCGAAGACTGTACGAACGCGAACAAGGGCGGCCGCACGCCCTCTGAAAACGTAGCTCGCGAACATCTGCGCGACGTCCTTTACAGTATGCAAGACTACGACGGCGGGATCGTCGCAACGACGTTCTCGAGCCACATCGCCCGCGTGAAATCCCTCGTCGAGTTCGCCGACGACATCGGTCGCCAACCCGTGTTGCTCGGTCGCTCGATGGAGAAGTACTCGGGAACCGCAGAGCGCCTCGACTTCGTCGACTTCCCATCGGATCTGGGTATGTTCGGTCACCGAAAATCCGTCGATCGCACGTTCAAGCGGATCATGAACGAGGGCAAAGAGAACTTCCTTCCCGTCGTCACCGGCCACCAGGGTGAACCGCGTGCGATGTTGACCCGGATGGCCCGCGGGGAGACGCCGTACGAACTGGACGATGGTGACAAAGTCGTCTTCTCCGCCCGCGTGATTCCGGAGCCGACCAACGAGGGGCAGCGCTACCAGGCCGAAAAACTGCTCGGTATGCAGGGTGCTCGCGTCTACGATGATATCCACGTGTCCGGACACCTCAACCAGGAGGGCCACTACACGATGCTCGACGCACTCCAGCCGCAGAACATCATCCCAGCCCACCAGGACCTCAAAGGTCTTTCCGGCTACGTCAAGTTGTGTGAAAGCGAGGGATACAAGATGGGTCGCGACGTCCACGTCTCTCGGAACGGCAACCTGATCCAGCTTGTCGACTGA
- a CDS encoding DUF1028 domain-containing protein, translating to MTFSICATVDGRHGVAVATKAITVGSTASFVCRSGAVCTQAMTSTPLGVQTIRALEAGEPIGATVERLLADDPHAVVRQIHGVDASGETVAVTGDECVETAGERVGPDYTVAGNMLVGEDVLGAMADRFETTVGQSLDERLLATLEAGANAGGDKRGEYPQSAALAVFDPDEPHLAHDLRVDEHDDAVAELARVHDLASTVGSEWAAEYPRADLQRHPE from the coding sequence ATGACGTTCTCGATCTGTGCGACGGTCGACGGTCGTCACGGGGTTGCCGTTGCCACCAAGGCGATTACGGTCGGGTCGACCGCCTCGTTCGTCTGTCGCTCGGGGGCCGTCTGTACCCAGGCGATGACGAGTACGCCCCTCGGTGTGCAAACGATTCGTGCTCTCGAGGCAGGCGAGCCGATTGGCGCGACCGTCGAACGACTGCTCGCGGACGATCCCCACGCCGTGGTTCGTCAGATCCACGGCGTCGATGCCAGTGGCGAAACTGTTGCGGTCACGGGTGACGAGTGTGTCGAGACCGCAGGTGAGCGCGTCGGACCCGACTATACGGTCGCCGGCAATATGCTCGTCGGCGAGGATGTCCTCGGCGCGATGGCAGACCGGTTCGAGACGACCGTCGGGCAATCGCTCGATGAACGGTTACTCGCTACGCTCGAGGCGGGTGCCAACGCGGGTGGTGACAAACGCGGAGAATACCCGCAGAGTGCCGCGTTGGCTGTATTCGACCCGGACGAACCGCATCTGGCTCACGATCTTCGGGTCGACGAACACGATGATGCGGTGGCCGAACTGGCTCGCGTTCACGACCTCGCGAGTACCGTCGGGAGCGAGTGGGCAGCGGAGTATCCTCGAGCGGATCTCCAGCGCCACCCTGAGTGA
- a CDS encoding glutamate--tRNA ligase, with the protein MDEDLRAAVEREAEKHALLNAVKHESDANVGAVMGPLMGDNPAFREHADEVPGVVGGVVARVNDLGREARRDRLETLAPDELAEIEAEDEDDDRLLPDLPGAEDVDQVRMRCAPNPNGPWHIGHARMPAVIGTYRELYDGWFCVRFDDTDPETKRPDLDAYDAILEDLSYLGFEADETFVASDRLEIYYDHARDLIDAGGAYTCSCSGEAFSELKNAGEPCPHRDKPIETVHEEFEAMIDGEYESGEMVLRVKTDIEHKNPALRDFVAFRMVDTPHPREEASEYRCWPMLDFQSGIDDHLIGVTHIIRGIDLQDSAKRQRFVYDYFDWEYPEVIHWGHVQVDAYDVKMSTSTLKELIDAGELDGWDDPRAPTLKSLRRRGIRGEAITEAMAGLGTSTSDVDLAMSAIYANNRDLIDDESDRRFFVREGVEVGLAGSPPEQAAPKLHPDHENRGTRAIPVGDAVALEEDDLPGREERIWLKGLGCFQYTRDVLQYTGESIDVVRDGDVDVVHWVPAAESVPLTLRTMDGDVEGRAEPGVLDYDAGAVCQFERIGFVRLDQVDQAGSVAYYAHP; encoded by the coding sequence ATGGACGAGGATCTACGTGCGGCCGTCGAGCGGGAAGCGGAGAAACACGCGTTGTTGAACGCTGTCAAACACGAGAGTGATGCCAACGTCGGCGCGGTCATGGGGCCGCTGATGGGCGATAACCCGGCGTTCAGAGAGCACGCTGACGAGGTGCCAGGGGTAGTCGGCGGCGTCGTCGCCCGAGTTAACGATCTTGGCCGGGAGGCTCGTCGGGACCGTCTCGAGACGTTGGCCCCCGACGAACTGGCCGAGATCGAAGCCGAAGACGAGGACGACGACCGGCTCTTGCCCGACCTGCCGGGAGCCGAGGACGTCGACCAGGTTCGGATGCGCTGTGCGCCGAACCCGAATGGCCCCTGGCACATCGGCCACGCACGGATGCCCGCTGTCATCGGCACGTATCGTGAGCTGTACGACGGCTGGTTCTGCGTTCGCTTCGACGACACCGACCCCGAAACGAAACGCCCCGACCTCGATGCCTACGATGCCATCCTCGAGGACCTGTCGTACCTTGGCTTCGAAGCCGACGAGACGTTCGTCGCGAGCGATCGCCTCGAGATCTATTACGACCACGCTCGAGACCTGATCGACGCCGGCGGGGCCTACACCTGCTCGTGCTCGGGCGAAGCGTTCTCCGAACTGAAAAATGCTGGCGAACCGTGCCCCCATCGGGATAAACCGATAGAGACGGTTCACGAGGAGTTCGAGGCGATGATCGACGGCGAGTACGAGAGCGGAGAGATGGTGTTGCGAGTCAAGACCGACATCGAGCACAAAAACCCCGCACTCCGTGATTTCGTCGCGTTCCGAATGGTCGACACGCCACACCCGCGCGAGGAAGCCAGCGAGTATCGCTGCTGGCCGATGCTCGACTTCCAGTCGGGGATCGACGATCACCTCATCGGCGTCACCCACATCATCCGCGGTATCGACCTCCAGGATTCGGCCAAACGTCAGCGGTTCGTCTACGACTACTTCGACTGGGAGTACCCGGAGGTCATCCACTGGGGGCACGTCCAGGTCGACGCCTACGACGTGAAGATGAGCACGTCGACGCTCAAAGAACTGATCGACGCGGGCGAACTCGACGGCTGGGACGATCCCCGCGCGCCGACGCTCAAGAGCCTCCGCCGGCGGGGCATCCGAGGCGAGGCCATCACCGAGGCGATGGCCGGACTCGGTACCTCGACGAGCGACGTCGACCTCGCGATGAGCGCCATCTACGCGAACAACCGCGACCTGATCGACGACGAGAGCGACCGCCGGTTTTTCGTCCGCGAGGGCGTCGAAGTCGGCCTCGCTGGCAGTCCACCCGAACAGGCAGCGCCCAAACTCCACCCGGATCACGAAAACCGTGGTACCAGAGCGATTCCCGTCGGCGACGCCGTCGCTCTCGAGGAGGATGATCTGCCGGGCCGTGAGGAACGCATCTGGCTCAAGGGCCTGGGCTGTTTCCAGTACACGCGCGACGTGCTCCAGTACACCGGCGAATCGATCGACGTCGTCCGCGATGGTGACGTCGACGTGGTTCACTGGGTCCCTGCTGCGGAAAGCGTTCCGCTCACGCTACGCACGATGGACGGCGACGTCGAGGGACGTGCAGAACCCGGCGTTCTCGACTACGACGCTGGGGCCGTTTGCCAGTTCGAGCGTATCGGTTTCGTCCGACTCGATCAGGTCGACCAAGCGGGCTCCGTCGCATACTACGCACATCCCTGA
- a CDS encoding amino acid permease — protein MPKDLERDLGLFAVIAISMGAMIGSGIFILPGLAMAVAGPAVIVAFVLAAILVVPAALSIAELGTAMPEAGGDYVFIERGMGPAAGTIAGLGTWLMLMLKGSLALYGGMFYIHFVYALPTWELMIPGLEFALTVPGVRALGVTLALILIGVNLLGVKQTGGLQLVMVIVMLVILSGFVAAAIVQVEAANYADFFGEGVGGILNATALVLVSYAGVTKVAAVAEEIENPGRNLPLGLLISLIATSFLYALLVFVLVGIIEGDELAGSEEPMALATELLFGDVTVPAAGMELAVGFAAVAAIVIAALLALVSTANAGILTASRYPLALSRDRLFVPAFEYIHPRFKTPFVAILTTGAIIVLVVATMPVDDIAKMAGAFQILVYILVCGALIAFRERDLEWYQPDFHAPAYPWVQLFGIVSGVFIIAQMDRLPIAGTILITLFGFIWYHYYARDRVEREGVAVGLARREAGKQFVRDTETELAREDRYEVLIPLRRDVTREQENALLQLAAPIVRSQGGRIRVVRFDEVPDQVPLDTAASELSERDVAFEERTDALVDQLDVPVEVGEIVSHDTRHAVVNFAERTGADLILARQKATSRLGTLFGRDTDWILEHAPCDVVFVQHERHTPVDDIVIVTDRSPFNDPLKVELANTLATQLDARLRFLYAVSDNASDELVQTVEDYHAELDALCTVPVESSIVRANDAVDGLSADLEPADLVMLSTVTHRRLPDLLIEQRSDRLAAAIEQPVLLVHSKKTRRGSFLRPILERVLFD, from the coding sequence ATGCCGAAGGATCTCGAGCGAGACCTGGGTCTGTTCGCCGTCATTGCGATCAGTATGGGCGCGATGATCGGCAGCGGCATCTTCATTCTCCCTGGATTGGCGATGGCGGTCGCTGGGCCGGCCGTCATCGTCGCCTTCGTCCTCGCCGCGATTCTGGTCGTCCCCGCCGCACTCAGCATTGCTGAGCTCGGCACAGCCATGCCCGAAGCCGGTGGCGATTACGTGTTCATCGAACGCGGGATGGGGCCAGCAGCCGGCACGATCGCAGGATTGGGTACCTGGCTCATGTTGATGCTCAAAGGCTCGCTCGCGCTCTATGGCGGCATGTTCTACATTCACTTCGTCTACGCCTTACCGACCTGGGAGCTGATGATCCCCGGGCTCGAGTTCGCGCTCACAGTTCCTGGGGTCAGGGCTCTCGGTGTCACATTGGCACTCATTCTCATCGGCGTCAACCTCCTCGGAGTCAAACAGACCGGCGGCCTCCAGTTGGTCATGGTGATCGTCATGCTCGTAATCCTTTCCGGGTTCGTCGCCGCCGCCATCGTCCAGGTCGAGGCGGCGAACTACGCCGATTTCTTCGGCGAGGGGGTCGGCGGGATTCTGAACGCAACTGCGCTGGTGCTGGTCTCCTACGCCGGCGTGACGAAGGTCGCAGCCGTGGCCGAGGAGATCGAAAATCCTGGCCGGAACCTCCCGCTTGGGTTGCTCATCTCGCTGATCGCGACCAGCTTTCTGTACGCCTTGCTCGTGTTCGTCCTCGTCGGCATCATCGAGGGCGACGAGCTGGCCGGCTCGGAAGAACCGATGGCGCTCGCGACCGAGTTGCTGTTCGGGGACGTGACGGTGCCGGCGGCCGGGATGGAACTCGCCGTCGGATTCGCTGCCGTCGCCGCGATCGTTATCGCCGCGTTGCTCGCACTCGTTAGTACGGCCAACGCTGGCATCTTGACTGCCTCGAGATATCCACTGGCGTTGAGTCGAGACAGGCTCTTCGTCCCGGCGTTCGAGTACATTCACCCACGGTTCAAAACGCCGTTCGTCGCCATCCTGACGACGGGTGCAATTATCGTGCTCGTGGTCGCGACGATGCCGGTTGACGACATCGCGAAGATGGCCGGTGCCTTCCAAATTCTCGTCTACATTTTGGTCTGTGGGGCATTGATCGCCTTCCGAGAGCGTGATCTCGAGTGGTACCAGCCGGATTTCCACGCTCCCGCCTATCCGTGGGTACAGCTCTTCGGCATCGTGTCGGGCGTGTTCATCATCGCTCAGATGGATCGGCTCCCGATCGCTGGCACGATTCTCATCACGCTGTTTGGGTTCATCTGGTACCACTACTACGCCCGAGACCGTGTCGAACGAGAGGGTGTCGCCGTCGGTCTGGCGAGACGCGAGGCGGGCAAACAGTTCGTTCGCGACACCGAGACCGAACTCGCGCGCGAGGATCGGTACGAGGTACTCATCCCGCTGCGTCGGGACGTCACGCGCGAGCAAGAAAACGCCCTCCTGCAACTCGCCGCACCGATCGTCCGCAGCCAGGGCGGCCGCATTCGTGTCGTCCGATTCGACGAAGTACCCGACCAGGTACCTCTCGACACGGCAGCGAGCGAACTCTCCGAACGAGATGTCGCGTTCGAGGAACGGACCGACGCGCTGGTCGATCAGCTCGACGTCCCGGTCGAAGTCGGCGAGATCGTCAGCCACGACACTCGCCACGCCGTCGTCAACTTCGCCGAGCGAACCGGTGCGGACCTGATCCTCGCCCGTCAGAAGGCAACCAGCCGTCTCGGCACGTTGTTCGGCCGCGATACGGACTGGATCCTCGAGCACGCTCCCTGTGATGTCGTCTTCGTCCAGCACGAACGGCACACGCCGGTCGACGATATCGTGATCGTAACCGACCGCAGTCCGTTCAACGATCCGCTGAAGGTCGAACTCGCGAACACGCTGGCGACCCAACTCGATGCCCGGCTGCGATTCCTCTACGCCGTCTCTGATAACGCATCCGACGAACTCGTCCAGACGGTCGAGGACTACCACGCCGAACTCGACGCCCTCTGTACCGTGCCCGTCGAGAGTTCGATCGTCCGGGCGAACGACGCTGTCGACGGGTTATCGGCCGATCTTGAGCCTGCAGACCTCGTCATGCTGAGTACGGTTACCCACCGTCGGCTCCCGGATCTGCTCATCGAGCAGCGTTCAGATCGGCTCGCGGCTGCCATCGAACAGCCGGTGTTGCTCGTTCACTCGAAGAAGACCAGGCGCGGGTCGTTCCTCAGGCCGATTCTCGAGCGCGTGTTGTTCGACTGA